One stretch of Mycolicibacterium fallax DNA includes these proteins:
- the lpqV gene encoding lipoprotein LpqV, which yields MRSAWMPAVLFTVALAAVTTGCSSGDGAAPAGRTAPAPQATAPAPEAKPDGIEVSAAGVTTKVQAPADATESGYGQACLAAKAWLDERGGEPTEQVEPYLSTLQDPGYAGPGTFGSPWAELRPGQQAGAIMAVEHAAAGLCG from the coding sequence ATGCGCAGCGCCTGGATGCCCGCCGTCCTGTTCACCGTCGCCCTGGCGGCGGTGACGACGGGATGCTCCTCGGGCGACGGCGCCGCGCCGGCAGGCCGCACCGCCCCGGCTCCGCAGGCCACCGCCCCGGCGCCCGAGGCGAAGCCCGACGGCATCGAGGTGTCGGCGGCCGGGGTGACCACCAAGGTCCAAGCACCCGCCGATGCCACCGAATCCGGGTACGGGCAGGCCTGCCTGGCCGCCAAGGCCTGGCTTGACGAGCGCGGGGGCGAGCCGACCGAGCAGGTAGAGCCGTACCTGAGCACCCTGCAGGATCCCGGTTACGCGGGCCCGGGCACCTTCGGGTCGCCGTGGGCCGAACTGCGGCCCGGCCAGCAGGCCGGGGCGATCATGGCCGTCGAGCACGCGGCGGCCGGACTGTGCGGTTGA
- a CDS encoding class II glutamine amidotransferase yields the protein MCRLFGLHAGRTAATATFWLLDAPDNLSEQSRRNPDGTGVGVFGPDGNPVLRKQPMAAWKDAEFATGARELTGTTFLAHVRYATTGAIDVRNTHPFLQDGRLFAHNGTVEGIDLLDARIADLGVSELVAGQSDSERVGAIIAGEIRSAGGDVGTGLRNGLRWLAAEVPIFALNILLCTATDFWALRCPDTHELYLLDRSDPARHSRFDMRSSRIRAHSDDLNSVASVLLASEPMDTDPGWTELAPGELVHVDADLRITRELLLPDPPRHRLRIADLSGAAADAQRAN from the coding sequence ATGTGCCGACTGTTCGGGCTGCACGCCGGTCGGACCGCTGCCACCGCGACCTTCTGGTTGCTCGACGCCCCGGACAACCTGTCCGAGCAGAGCCGACGTAATCCCGACGGCACCGGCGTCGGGGTGTTCGGTCCCGACGGCAACCCGGTGCTGCGCAAGCAGCCGATGGCGGCCTGGAAGGATGCCGAATTTGCCACCGGGGCAAGGGAGTTGACCGGAACAACGTTCCTGGCGCATGTCCGCTACGCGACCACCGGCGCGATCGACGTCCGCAACACCCACCCCTTCCTGCAGGACGGCCGGCTGTTCGCGCACAACGGGACCGTCGAGGGGATCGATCTGCTCGACGCCCGGATCGCCGACCTTGGCGTGTCGGAACTGGTTGCCGGGCAATCAGATTCGGAACGGGTGGGCGCGATCATCGCCGGCGAGATCCGGTCCGCCGGCGGCGATGTCGGCACCGGACTGCGCAACGGCCTGCGCTGGCTGGCCGCCGAGGTGCCGATCTTCGCGCTGAACATCCTGCTGTGCACGGCCACCGACTTCTGGGCGCTGCGCTGTCCCGACACTCACGAGCTGTACCTGCTGGACCGCAGCGATCCGGCCCGGCACTCCCGATTCGACATGCGCAGCAGCCGGATCCGGGCCCATTCGGACGACCTGAACTCCGTCGCGTCGGTGCTGCTGGCCAGCGAACCGATGGACACCGACCCGGGCTGGACCGAGCTGGCGCCCGGCGAACTGGTCCACGTCGACGCCGACCTGCGCATCACCCGGGAGCTCCTGCTGCCCGACCCACCGCGGCACCGGCTGCGGATCGCCGACCTCAGCGGCGCCGCCGCCGACGCGCAGCGCGCCAACTGA